In a single window of the Balaenoptera acutorostrata chromosome 3, mBalAcu1.1, whole genome shotgun sequence genome:
- the PCK2 gene encoding phosphoenolpyruvate carboxykinase [GTP], mitochondrial, whose amino-acid sequence MAAVYRPGLRLRWHGLSPWGWPSRRSIQTLRVLSGDLGQLPARVRDFVENSARLCQPENIHICDGTEAENTATLTLLEQQGLIRKLPKYNNCWLARTDPKDVARVESKTVIVTPSQRDTVPLPAGGARGQLGNWMSPAEFQQAVDERFPGCMQGRTMYVLPFSMGPVGSPLSRIGVQLTDSAYVVASMRIMTRLGTPVLQALGDGDFVKCLHSVGQPLTGQGEPVSQWPCNPEKTLIGHVPDEREIVSFGSGYGGNSLLGKKCFALRIASRLARDEGWLAEHMLILGITNPAGKKRYVAAAFPSACGKTNLAMMRPALPGWRVECVGDDIAWMRFDSDGRLRAINPENGFFGVAPGTSATTNPNAMATIQSNTLFTNVAETSDGGVYWEGIDQPLSPGVTVTSWLGKPWKPGDKEPCAHPNSRFCAPARQCPIIDPAWEAPEGVPIDAIIFGGRRPKGVPLVYEAFNWRHGVFVGSAMRSEATAAAEHKGKVIMHDPFAMRPFFGYNFGRYLEHWLSMEGLKGARLPRIFHVNWFRRDEAGHFLWPGFGENARVLDWICRRLEGEDSAQETPIGLVPKEGALDLSGLGAIDTTQLFSLPKDFWEQEVRDIRSYLTEQVNQDLPKEVVAELEALEGRVRRM is encoded by the exons ATGGCCGCTGTGTACCGCCCCGGCCTGCG GCTTAGATGGCATGGGCTGAGCCCCTGGGGCTGGCCCTCACGGCGCAGTATCCAGACCCTGCGAGTACTGAGTGGAGACCTGGGCCAGCTGCCTGCTAGGGTTCGAGACTTCGTGGAAAACAGTGCCCGCCTGTGCCAACCAGAGAACATCCACATCTGTGATGGGACCGAGGCAGAAAATACTGCCACGCTAACCCTGCTGGAACAGCAGGGACTCATCCGAAAGCTCCCAAAGTACAACAACTG CTGGCTGGCCCGCACAGACCCCAAGGATGTGGCACGAGTAGAGAGCAAGACGGTGATTGTAACTCCTTCTCAACGGGACACGGTGCCCCTCCCGGCTGGCGGGGCCCGTGGGCAGCTGGGCAACTGGATGTCCCCAGCTGAGTTCCAGCAAGCCGTGGATGAGAGGTTTCCAGGCTGCATGCAAG GCCGAACCATGTATGTGCTGCCATTCAGCATGGGTCCCGTGGGCTCCCCACTGTCCCGCATCGGAGTGCAGCTCACGGACTCCGCCTACGTGGTGGCAAGCATGCGGATTATGACCCGGCTGGGGACGCCTGTGCTTCAGGCCCTGGGAGATGGCGACTTTGTCAAGTGTCTGCACTCCGTGGGCCAGCCCCTGACTGGGCAAG GGGAGCCGGTGAGCCAGTGGCCATGCAACCCAGAGAAAACCCTGATTGGCCACGTGCCCGACGAGCGGGAGATCGTCTCCTTCGGCAGCGGCTATGGTGGCAACTCCCTGCTGGGCAAGAAGTGCTTTGCCCTTCGCATCGCCTCTCGGCTGGCCCGGGATGAGGGCTGGCTGGCGGAGCACATGCTG ATCCTGGGTATCACCAACCCTGCGGGGAAGAAGCGCTATGTGGCAGCTGCCTTCCCCAGCGCCTGTGGCAAGACAAACCTGGCCATGATGCGGCCGGCACTGCCAGGCTGGAGAGTGGAGTGTGTGGGGGATGACATCGCCTGGATGAGGTTTGAcagtgatg GTCGACTCCGGGCCATCAACCCTGAGAATGGCTTCTTTGGGGTGGCCCCTGGCACCTCTGCCACCACCAATCCTAATGCCATGGCCACAATCCAGAGTAACACCCTTTTCACCAACGTGGCTGAGACCAGCGATGGCGGCGTATACTGGGAGGGCATTGACCAGCCTCTTTCACCTGGCGTCACCGTGACCTCCTGGCTGGGCAAACCCTGGAAACCTG GTGACAAGGAGCCCTGTGCACATCCCAATTCTCGCTTTTGTGCCCCGGCTCGCCAGTGCCCCATCATAGACCCCGCCTGGGAGGCCCCTGAGGGTGTCCCCATTGACGCCATTATCTTTGGAGGCCGCAGACCCAAAG GAGTCCCCCTGGTATATGAGGCCTTCAACTGGCGCCACGGGGTGTTTGTGGGCAGCGCCATGCGCTCGGAGGCCACTGCCGCGGCTGAACACAAAG ggaaggTCATCATGCACGACCCATTTGCCATGCGGCCCTTTTTTGGCTACAACTTTGGGCGCTACCTTGAACACTGGCTGAGCATGGAGGGCCTCAAAGGGGCCCGGCTGCCCCGCATCTTCCATGTCAACTGGTTCCGGCGCGATGAGGCAGGCCACTTCCTGTGGCCAGGATTTGGAGAGAATGCTCGGGTGCTAGACTGGATCTGCCGGCGGCTAGAGGGGGAGGACAGTGCCCAAGAAACGCCCATTGGGCTGGTGCCAAAGGAAGGTGCCTTGGATCTCAGCGGCCTGGGAGCCATAGACACCACCCAGCTGTTCTCGCTCCCCAAGGACTTCTGGGAACAGGAGGTTCGTGACATTCGGAGCTACCTGACAGAGCAGGTCAACCAGGATCTGCCCAAGGAGGTGGTGGCTGAGCTGGAGGCCCTGGAGGGACGTGTGCGCAGAATGTGA